One region of Burkholderia cepacia ATCC 25416 genomic DNA includes:
- a CDS encoding enoyl-CoA hydratase/isomerase family protein, translated as MNTSSRYQYLNVEQRSSGVAIVTMNRPEILNAINWDMHDELERVFVELDHDKAVKAIVLTGAGRGFCSGGDQKSIDNGNIPSATRGGRHLIRNMLEVEVPIVAAVNGVAVGLGATLALFCDMIYASPTARFADTHVNAGVVAGDGGAVIWPLLLGPVRARHYLMTGDFVSAEEALTMGMINKIVESDKLLEAAIDYAELLASGPRDAIVWTKYCVNKLVKQNAHLLLDTSIALETITFNSPERREAVASFTERRKRFGDNWK; from the coding sequence ATGAATACGTCTTCGCGCTATCAGTATCTGAATGTCGAACAACGGTCCTCCGGTGTCGCGATCGTTACGATGAATCGCCCGGAAATCCTGAACGCCATCAATTGGGACATGCACGACGAACTCGAACGGGTATTCGTCGAGCTGGATCACGACAAAGCGGTCAAGGCGATCGTGTTGACCGGCGCCGGTCGCGGGTTCTGCTCGGGCGGCGACCAGAAGTCGATCGACAACGGCAATATCCCGTCGGCGACGCGTGGTGGCCGTCACCTCATAAGAAACATGCTGGAGGTCGAGGTGCCGATCGTGGCGGCGGTCAATGGCGTGGCCGTGGGCCTGGGCGCGACGCTCGCGCTGTTCTGCGACATGATTTATGCGAGCCCGACCGCACGGTTCGCCGATACGCACGTCAATGCCGGTGTCGTCGCGGGCGACGGCGGTGCGGTGATCTGGCCGCTTCTGCTCGGGCCGGTCCGCGCGCGGCACTATCTGATGACGGGCGACTTCGTCAGCGCGGAGGAAGCGCTGACGATGGGGATGATCAACAAGATCGTCGAAAGCGACAAGCTGCTGGAGGCGGCGATCGATTACGCGGAACTGCTCGCGAGCGGCCCGCGCGACGCGATCGTCTGGACGAAGTACTGCGTCAACAAGCTCGTCAAGCAGAATGCCCATCTGCTTCTCGACACGTCGATCGCTCTGGAGACGATCACGTTCAATTCCCCCGAGCGCCGCGAAGCGGTGGCTTCGTTTACCGAAAGGCGCAAGCGCTTTGGAGACAACTGGAAATGA